In Paraflavitalea devenefica, the following are encoded in one genomic region:
- a CDS encoding ROK family transcriptional regulator, protein MPDKQTIYRRKIIKHLYFDGSLSCTDLSLLTKKSVPLTSRVLNELIEEGYVLETGLASSTGGRRAQMYSLRNDLMYVVSIAMDQLITRMAVLDMHNNYVGKPEQFELKLANNAHALHELKDAIAGFIGRLEIPKEKIAGVGIGMPGFVDVRKGINHSFLKASEGSIVHYIESHIGLPVLIDNDSSLVALAELRLGAARNRQNVMVINISWGIGLGLILKGELFRGYNGFAGEFSHIPVFMNNKMCSCGKSGCLETEASLLTIADKAVTELQQGKISQLKDLPREHVEETIQAIVEAAVKGDKLAVGLFSEAGYNIGRGIAILIHLLNPELVVLSGRGAAAGRLWLPPIQQAINEHCIPKIAENTEVIISTLCFQAGLTGAAALVMEHFDKNTLDHLSRKQEKVA, encoded by the coding sequence ATGCCCGACAAACAAACCATTTACAGGAGAAAAATCATCAAGCACCTCTACTTTGATGGTTCCCTTTCCTGTACGGATTTGAGTTTGTTGACCAAAAAAAGCGTTCCGCTGACTTCCCGGGTATTGAATGAGCTGATTGAAGAAGGGTATGTGCTGGAAACCGGTCTCGCCTCCTCTACGGGTGGCCGCCGGGCGCAAATGTATTCGCTACGGAATGACCTGATGTATGTGGTATCCATAGCCATGGACCAACTGATCACGCGGATGGCCGTGCTGGACATGCACAATAATTATGTGGGCAAACCGGAGCAGTTCGAATTAAAGCTGGCCAATAACGCGCATGCCTTGCATGAGTTAAAAGATGCGATTGCCGGATTTATCGGGCGGCTGGAGATACCGAAAGAGAAGATAGCCGGGGTGGGCATTGGCATGCCGGGGTTTGTGGATGTGCGTAAAGGGATCAATCATTCTTTTCTTAAAGCCAGTGAAGGAAGCATTGTGCATTATATCGAATCGCACATTGGCTTGCCGGTTTTGATAGATAATGATTCCAGCCTGGTGGCCCTGGCAGAACTGCGGTTAGGCGCTGCCCGCAACCGCCAGAATGTAATGGTGATCAACATCAGTTGGGGCATTGGACTGGGATTGATACTGAAAGGAGAATTGTTCAGAGGATACAATGGCTTTGCAGGAGAATTCAGCCACATCCCGGTGTTCATGAATAATAAGATGTGCAGTTGTGGTAAAAGCGGCTGCCTGGAAACAGAAGCATCCCTGCTTACCATAGCAGATAAAGCGGTGACAGAACTACAACAAGGTAAGATATCACAGTTAAAAGACCTGCCGCGTGAACATGTGGAAGAAACCATACAGGCCATTGTAGAGGCCGCGGTGAAGGGCGACAAGCTGGCGGTAGGTCTTTTCTCTGAAGCAGGCTATAACATCGGAAGAGGCATTGCGATCCTTATTCACCTCCTTAATCCGGAACTGGTAGTACTGAGCGGAAGGGGCGCTGCAGCAGGCCGTCTTTGGTTGCCGCCCATTCAGCAAGCTATCAATGAACACTGCATACCCAAGATTGCAGAGAATACAGAAGTAATTATATCAACACTTTGTTTCCAGGCTGGCTTAACAGGGGCTGCTGCATTGGTAATGGAACATTTTGACAAAAATACGCTCGATCACTTATCGAGGAAACAAGAGAAAGTAGCCTGA
- a CDS encoding ROK family transcriptional regulator, which produces MSEKQAIYKKSLIKHLYFNQKLSCAELSALTDKSLPHTARALNELVEEGIVRESGHAMSTGGRRPQVYAVNPDIMYVISVAMDQFITHISILDLANQVVAKVERIELSLQLNPQALQELGRHLSHFILNAGIDKEKIAGIGIGMPGFVDGQKGINYSFLNPTNNNIINYIESVTGLPVLIDNDSSLIALAEWKLGAARNRRNAVVVNISWGIGLGMILNGSLFRGQNGFAGEFSHIPLFTNNKICNCGKMGCLETETSLQVIAEKAIQGLKEGRTSILKNLSPEHLEETSKAIMEAAVKGDKYAVELLSQAAYHIGRGIAILIHILNPGLIVLSGRGALAGRLWLAPVQQALNEHCIPKIAEHIEIMISPLGYNAERLGAAALIMEHFDELPMHRKKQELLYA; this is translated from the coding sequence GTGTCCGAGAAACAGGCTATCTACAAAAAGTCACTGATTAAGCATCTGTACTTTAATCAGAAGTTATCCTGTGCCGAGCTAAGCGCTTTAACTGATAAAAGCCTGCCGCATACCGCCCGCGCGTTGAATGAATTGGTCGAAGAGGGAATAGTCCGCGAATCTGGCCATGCCATGTCTACCGGAGGGCGCCGGCCACAGGTATATGCGGTAAACCCGGATATCATGTATGTGATATCGGTAGCGATGGATCAGTTCATTACCCATATTAGTATATTGGACCTGGCTAACCAGGTAGTGGCTAAAGTAGAACGGATTGAACTGTCCCTTCAGCTGAATCCCCAGGCACTGCAGGAACTGGGCCGTCACCTGAGTCATTTTATCCTGAATGCCGGTATTGACAAAGAAAAGATTGCTGGTATCGGAATAGGCATGCCGGGATTTGTGGATGGCCAGAAAGGCATTAATTACTCCTTCCTGAATCCGACTAATAATAACATCATTAATTACATTGAGTCTGTTACCGGCTTACCCGTATTGATTGATAACGACTCCAGCTTAATAGCCCTTGCCGAATGGAAACTGGGGGCTGCCCGCAACCGCAGGAATGCGGTGGTGGTCAATATTAGCTGGGGCATTGGGCTGGGCATGATCCTGAATGGTAGTTTATTCAGGGGACAGAATGGATTTGCAGGAGAATTCAGCCATATACCGCTTTTTACCAATAATAAGATCTGCAACTGTGGTAAAATGGGCTGCCTGGAAACCGAAACCTCTCTCCAGGTGATTGCAGAGAAAGCCATCCAGGGTTTGAAGGAAGGCCGGACCTCCATCTTAAAAAACCTGTCGCCGGAACACCTCGAAGAAACCAGTAAGGCCATTATGGAGGCAGCCGTAAAAGGTGATAAATATGCAGTAGAGTTATTATCGCAGGCCGCTTACCATATCGGCCGGGGAATAGCTATCCTTATTCATATCTTAAATCCCGGCTTGATCGTACTGAGTGGGAGAGGGGCATTGGCCGGCCGTCTTTGGCTGGCGCCTGTGCAACAGGCCCTTAATGAGCATTGCATTCCTAAAATAGCCGAGCATATTGAGATCATGATCTCGCCCCTCGGGTACAATGCAGAACGCCTGGGCGCTGCGGCCCTCATTATGGAACATTTTGATGAATTACCCATGCACCGGAAGAAGCAGGAGCTCTTATATGCGTAA